In the Nerophis ophidion isolate RoL-2023_Sa linkage group LG01, RoL_Noph_v1.0, whole genome shotgun sequence genome, one interval contains:
- the LOC133550395 gene encoding UDP-glucuronosyltransferase 2B19-like, translating into MSRLTLLALAVLICACSCATGGKILVFPVDGSHWINMKVLIKELHSRGHAITVIRHTDNWYIKPESNLYKTITLKLNSGFNEHRLGLCVTKLLKMRREGASVWARLTIQYDVMNMFYEMNKQVVQMLSAIFEDKETMSSLHDAKYDVVLTDPVFGGGILLAHRLGLPLVLNVRWALLTEGHQIIAPSPLSYVPVQGALLTDKMTFFQRIKNMMYYFVSWFKVWYVADSNYRPFVHRYFGPDVHYMELFQAADIWLMRNDFTFEFPRPTMPNVVYMSGFQCKPSEPLPRELEDFVQSSGEHGVIVMSLGTLVADLPEDITDGIAAAFARLPQKVVWRHQGKHPSTLGNNTLLLDWLPQNDLLGHSKTKVFVAHGGTNGLQEAIYHGVPLVGLPLMFDQQDNFFRMQVRGVAKVMDIATVNEGNFLAALKAVLYEPSYRQNMTKLSALHRDQPIKPLDRAMFWIEFVMRHKGAAHLRTESYKMSTVQYYCIDVLAFLLALVLTVVAVCVSLLKFLWRRLLSRSKLKKE; encoded by the coding sequence ATGTCCCGGCTGACGCTGCTAGCGCTTGCTGTGCTAATCTGTGCCTGCAGCTGTGCGACGGGAGGAAAGATCCTGGTGTTCCCCGTAGATGGAAGCCACTGGATAAACATGAAAGTGTTGATTAAGGAGCTTCACAGCCGAGGCCATGCGATCACAGTGATCCGGCACACAGACAACTGGTACATCAAGCCAGAGTCCAACCTCTACAAGACCATCACCTTAAAACTCAACAGTGGCTTTAATGAGCATAGGCTTGGCTTGTGTGTAACCAAACTTCTAAAAATGCGGCGGGAAGGAGCCTCAGTCTGGGCTCGCTTAACAATACAGTACGATGTTATGAACATGTTCTACGAGATGAACAAGCAAGTTGTTCAGATGTTGAGTGCCATTTTTGAGGACAAGGAGACAATGAGTAGCCTCCATGATGCCAAATATGACGTGGTTCTGACGGACCCTGTTTTTGGCGGAGGGATTCTCTTGGCTCACCGTTTAGGTCTTCCTTTGGTTTTAAACGTTAGGTGGGCTCTTCTGACCGAGGGACATCAGATAATTGCACCCTCCCCTTTGTCTTACGTCCCTGTTCAAGGAGCACTGCTGACGGACAAGATGACTTTCTTTCAGCGGATCAAAAACATGATGTATTACTTTGTCTCTTGGTTTAAAGTTTGGTACGTGGCAGACTCCAACTACAGGCCGTTTGTCCATCGCTACTTCGGTCCAGACGTGCACTACATGGAGCTCTTTCAAGCAGCAGACATCTGGTTGATGAGGAACGATTTCACTTTTGAATTCCCGCGTCCCACCATGCCCAACGTGGTCTACATGTCAGGATTTCAGTGCAAGCCCTCTGAGCCCCTCCCCAGAGAGCTGGAGGACTTTGTCCAAAGTTCTGGTGAACACGGCGTCATCGTGATGTCCCTGGGCACTCTGGTTGCTGACCTTCCGGAGGACATCACAGACGGCATCGCTGCCGCTTTTGCCCGACTTCCTCAGAAGGTCGTCTGGAGACACCAGGGCAAACATCCGTCCACACTCGGCAACAACACGTTGCTTTTGGATTGGCTGCCTCAAAACGACCTGCTGGGTCACTCCAAGACCAAAGTGTTTGTGGCGCACGGAGGCACCAACGGACTCCAAGAGGCCATTTACCACGGCGTCCCTCTGGTGGGCCTGCCCCTCATGTTCGACCAGCAGGACAACTTCTTCAGGATGCAGGTGAGGGGTGTGGCCAAAGTGATGGACATCGCCACAGTGAACGAGGGCAACTTCCTGGCGGCGCTGAAGGCGGTGCTCTACGAACCGTCCTACCGCCAGAACATGACGAAGCTGTCGGCGCTGCACAGGGACCAGCCCATCAAGCCTCTGGACCGCGCCATGTTCTGGATCGAGTTTGTCATGAGACACAAGGGAGCGGCACACCTACGCACAGAGTCCTACAAGATGTCCACCGTCCAGTACTACTGCATCGATGTGCTGGCCTTCTTACTGGCGCTCGTGCTAACAGTCGTTGCCGTTTGCGTTTCACTGCTAAAGTTCTTGTGGCGAAGGTTGCTTTCTAGAAGCAAACTGAAAAAAGAATAA